The following proteins come from a genomic window of Eleginops maclovinus isolate JMC-PN-2008 ecotype Puerto Natales chromosome 8, JC_Emac_rtc_rv5, whole genome shotgun sequence:
- the slc4a5b gene encoding electrogenic sodium bicarbonate cotransporter 4 has translation MDHHDPQRGRSRSHRRYDDDDDDDEGQPVYIGVPVSHRRKRRRHHSRTSDPDRDTRHSHYDHHTHREHTHRDHGYYHDREEHYEDDDEGSPERHEQPNLAVSPAAERLRHILGEDDNTPTPTLFTEMDTLQQEGGELEWKESARWVKFEEKVEEGGERWSKPHVSTLTLHSLFELRTCLQTGSILLDLEGYSLPQIVDEIVDRQIADGLIPADLREKISFVLLRKHRHQTKKPIHRSLADIGKSSNAAPNRSPHLNPSHGASSAAGVHRSTEDLSSRHSSSLSRLHPSQCRSMNDISDSPSTDQLKNKFMKKIPRDAEASNVLVGEVDFLDKPFVSFVRLAQATTLGGLTEVPVPTRFLFILLGPHGKTKAYNEIGRAIATLMVDDLFSDVAYKARDREDLIAGVDEFLDEVIVLPPGEWDPKIRIEPPKKVPSADMRHSVLNLNELGQMNGSAGGAAGGEDEEFPAPHELGEELKFTGRICGGLWLDIKRKIPWFCSDIYDGFHIQSISAVLFIYLGCITNAITFGGLLGDATDNYQGVMESFLGTALAGTVFCCFGGQPLIILSSTGPILIFEKLLYEFSKSNNIDYMELRLWIGLHSCLQCFLLVITDASYIIKYMTRFTEEGFSSLISFIFISDAIKKMVGAWKYYPINRGFKPDFITSYKCDCIPPSSASALGFNISAPLADDNMTLLFNLTDMDWSQLSKKACVKYGGVLVGNSCKYVPDLALMSFILFFGTYSMTVSLKKFKFSRYFPTTLRSLISDFSIIISILVFCGLDHLMELDTHKLHVPTEIKLRKLISDFAIFMSIMSFVGLDMLMGLDTPKLIVPTEFKPTRPNRGWLVMPFGKNPWWWYIASSIPALLVTILIFMDQQISAVIVNRKENKLKKGCGYHLDLFWVGVLMAVCSFLGLPWYVAATVISIAHIDSLKMESESSAPGEQPQFLGVREQRLTGILVFVLTGVSIFLAPVLQFIPMPVLYGVFLYMGVASLSGIQFWERIKLYMMPPKHQPDFSFLRHVPLRRVHLFTLVQIICLAVLWILKSTFLAIIFPVMILGLLVVRKLLDFMFSQHDLAWMDDILPDKDNKKEDDKKKKKKKKKKTKEPDSDEEPISPAPPPVKIPMEPPHPEPDP, from the exons TTTCCCCTGCAGCAGAGCGTCTGCGCCACATACTGGGGGAGGATGacaacacccccacccccacactaTTCACTGAGATGGACACTCTGCAGCAGGAGGGGGGCGAGCTAGAGTGGAAAGAATCtgcaag GTGGGTGAAGTTTgaggagaaggtggaggaggggggggagcgATGGAGTAAACCTCACGTCTCCACGCTCACCCTCCACAGCCTGTTTGAGCTGAGGACTTGTCTGCAGACGGGAAGCATCCTGCTGGACCTGGAGGGCTACTCCCTGCCTCAGATCGTGG ATGAGATCGTGGACCGGCAGATCGCTGACGGCCTCATCCCTGCGGATCTGAGGGAGAAGATCAGCTTCGTGCTGCTGAGGAAGCACCGTCACCAGACCAAGAAGCCCATCCACCGCTCGCTGGCCGACATCGGGAAGTCCTCCAACGCTGCTCCCA ACCGTAGTCCTCACCTGAACCCGAGTCACGGTGCGAGCTCAGCCGCCGGGGTCCACCGCTCCACAGAGGACCTGAGCTCCCGCCACTCCAGCAGCCTGAGCCGCCTGC ATCCGTCCCAGTGCCGAAGCATGAACGATATTTCAGACTCGCCGAGCACAGACCAG ctgaaGAACAAGTTCATGAAGAAGATTCCCCGGGACGCCGAGGCCTCGAACGTGCTGGTGGGCGAGGTGGATTTCCTGGACAAACCCTTCGTGTCCTTCGTCCGCTTGGCTCAGGCCACGACTCTGGGCGGCCTCACGGAGGTCCCTGTGCCCACCAG GTTCCTGTTCATCCTGCTGGGCCCTCACGGCAAAACCAAGGCCTACAACGAGATCGGCCGAGCTATTGCTACGCTGATGGTGGACGAT CTCTTCAGCGACGTCGCCTACAAAGCCAGGGACCGCGAGGACCTGATCGCCGGAGTGGATGAGTTTCTGGATGAGGTGATCGTGCTCCCTCCGGGGGAGTGGGACCCCAAGATACGCATCGAGCCTCCTAAGAAGGTCCCGTCGGCGGATATGAGGCAT TCGGTGCTGAACCTGAACGAGCTGGGGCAGATGAACGGCTCGGCGGGGGGGGCGGCGGGGGGAGAAGACGAGGAATTTCCTGCTCCTCATGAACTGGGAGAGGAGCTGAAGTTCACCGGGAG GATCTGCGGGGGCTTGTGGCTGGACATCAAGCGGAAGATCCCGTGGTTCTGCAGCGACATCTACGACGGCTTCCACATCCAGTCCATCTCCGCCGTGCTCTTCATCTACCTGGGCTGCATCACCAACGCCATCACCTTCGGAGGGCTGCTGGGGGACGCCACCGACAACTACCAG GGAGTGATGGAGAGCTTCCTCGGCACAGCGTTAGCAGGAACGGTGTTCTGTTGTTTCGGGGGACAGCCGCTCATCATCCTCAGCTCCACCGGACCCATCCTCATCTTCGAGAAACTGCTCTATGAATTCAGCAA gagTAACAACATCGACTACATGGAGCTGCGTCTGTGGATCGGCCTGCACTCCTGCCTGCAGTGCTTCCTGCTGGTGATCACGGACGCCAGCTACATCATCAAGTACATGACGCGCTTCACCGAGGAGGGCTTCTCCAGCCTCATCTCCTTCATCTTCATCTCCGACGCCATCAAGAAGATG GTCGGAGCCTGGAAGTATTACCCAATCAACCGTGGCTTCAAGCCCGACTTCATCACCTCCTACAAGTGTGATTGCATCCCCC CCTCCTCAGCTTCGGCTCTGGGGTTTAATATCTCAGCTCCGCTCGCTGATGACAACATGACGCTGCTG TTCAACCTGACGGACATGGACTGGAGCCAGCTGAGTAAGAAGGCGTGTGTGAAGTATGGGGGGGTGCTGGTGGGGAACTCCTGTAAGTACGTCCCTGATCTGGCCCTCATGtccttcatcctcttcttcgGCACGTACTCCATGACGGTGTCTCTGAAGAAGTTCAAGTTCAGCCGCTACTTCCCCACAACG TTGCGCTCCCTCATCAGTGACTTCTCCATCATCATCTCCATCCTGGTGTTCTGTGGCCTGGATCACCTGATGGAGCTCGACACCCACAAGCTGCACGTTCCCACTGAGATAAAG CTGAGGAAGCTAATCAGTGATTTTGCCATCTTCATGTCCATCATGTCCTTCGTGGGTCTGGACATGTTGATGGGGTTAGACACCCCCAAACTAATCGTTCCCACGGAGTTCAAG cCAACGCGTCCGAACCGCGGCTGGCTGGTGATGCCGTTCGGGAAGAACCCGTGGTGGTGGTACATTGCGAGCTCCATCCCCGCTCTGCTCGTCACCATCCTGATCTTCATGGACCAGCAGATCAGCGCCGTCATCGTCAACAGGAAGGAGAACAAGCTCAAG AAAGGCTGTGGCTATCACCTGGATCTGTTCTGGGTGGGGGTGCTGATGGCCGTCTGCTCCTTCCTGGGTCTGCCGTGGTACGTGGCGGCCACCGTCATCTCCATCGCCCACATCGACTCTCTGAAGATGGAGAGCGAGTCGAGCGCGCCCGGGGAGCAGCCGCAGTTCCTGGGAGTCAG GGAGCAGAGGCTGACCGGTATCCTGGTGTTCGTTCTGACCGGAGTCTCCATCTTCCTCGCTCCTGTTCTCCAG ttcatCCCCATGCCCGTCCTGTATGGAGTGTTCCTCTACATGGGCGTGGCCTCACTGAGTGGCATCCAG TTCTGGGAGCGGATCAAGCTGTACATGATGCCTCCCAAGCACCAGCCGGACTTCTCCTTCCTGCGCCACGTCCCTCTGAGGCGAGTCCACCTCTTCACGCTGGTTCAGATCATCTGCCTCGCCGTCCTCTGGATCCTCAAGTCCACCTTCCTCGCCATCATCTTCCCCGTCATG ATTCTGGGTCTGCTGGTGGTGCGGAAGCTTCTGGATTTCATGTTCTCCCAGCACGACCTCGCCTGGATGGACGACATCCTGCCCGACAAGGACAACAAGAAGGAGGacgacaagaagaagaaaaagaagaagaagaagaagacgaaggaGCCCGACAGCGacgaggag CCCATCAGTCCTGCACCCCCCCCAGTGAAGATCCCCATGGAGCCCCCCCACCCTGAACCAGACCCCTGA